Proteins found in one Paenibacillus dendritiformis genomic segment:
- a CDS encoding multidrug resistance efflux transporter family protein, with protein MRAIIVGILSSLFFSATFIINRAMNLSGTSWAWTASLRFLLALPFLIAIVAFRGNLAGLFREMRKHPLQWLLWGTLGGVGFYSLLSFAAVYAPSWLTSGTWQITILAGALLSPLFFVTVPGPDGPRQVRQAIPYKSLRISVIILIGVILMQVTEAGQITMSELLAGFLPVLVAAFLYPLGNRKMMELCHGRLDTFQRTLGMAISSLPIAILLGSYGTATVGWPTSPQLLQALLLAICSGVIASLLFFLATDMAKHNAMLLAAVESTQSGTMVFTVLGEVLLLNGSFPQGWSMAGMIIVIIGMMATSLSGRRFAPAKPGAAGKEQSA; from the coding sequence ATGAGAGCCATCATCGTTGGCATATTATCGTCGCTGTTCTTCTCGGCGACCTTTATCATCAATCGCGCCATGAACCTGTCCGGCACGAGTTGGGCATGGACCGCGTCGCTCCGTTTTCTGCTGGCGCTTCCCTTTCTGATCGCCATCGTCGCCTTCCGCGGCAACCTGGCGGGCCTGTTCCGCGAGATGCGCAAGCATCCGCTGCAATGGCTGCTCTGGGGCACCCTTGGCGGCGTCGGCTTCTACTCGCTGCTCAGCTTCGCGGCGGTCTACGCCCCGTCCTGGCTCACTTCCGGAACGTGGCAGATTACAATACTGGCGGGAGCCTTGCTGTCGCCGCTCTTTTTCGTTACCGTGCCTGGGCCGGATGGGCCGCGCCAAGTGCGGCAGGCCATTCCCTATAAAAGCTTGCGTATATCTGTCATTATATTAATCGGGGTCATCCTCATGCAAGTGACCGAAGCGGGGCAAATTACGATGTCCGAGCTGCTGGCGGGCTTCCTTCCGGTGCTCGTCGCCGCCTTCCTCTATCCGCTCGGCAACCGCAAGATGATGGAGCTGTGCCACGGCAGGCTGGACACCTTCCAGCGCACGCTGGGCATGGCGATCAGCAGTCTGCCGATCGCGATCCTGCTTGGCTCGTACGGAACGGCAACCGTCGGCTGGCCGACAAGCCCGCAGCTGCTGCAGGCGCTGCTGCTCGCCATCTGCTCCGGCGTGATCGCCAGCCTGTTGTTCTTCCTCGCCACCGATATGGCGAAGCATAACGCGATGCTGTTGGCCGCGGTCGAATCGACCCAATCCGGCACGATGGTATTTACCGTGCTGGGCGAAGTGCTGCTGTTGAACGGCTCATTCCCGCAGGGCTGGTCCATGGCGGGTATGATCATTGTCATTATCGGCATGATGGCGACCAGCTTGTCGGGACGGCGGTTCGCGCCGGCGAAGCCTGGAGCTGCCGGCAAGGAGCAGAGCGCATAA
- a CDS encoding helix-turn-helix domain-containing protein: MKPVHEDETKMLMQSVGCNLRKLRKERKLSLEELAALTGVSKLTLGNIERGDTNPTIGMMWKISKQLEVPLMALLKPGNAVSISRAGEGPKYDSDHPGWTLEPMFSDVREKLEMHRAYVQPHTVYIPENHHAGTIEIVTVMAGSIELTIGEKTYSLQTFDSIQFSATESHRYHNAGGEEAVLHLTMCYP, translated from the coding sequence ATGAAGCCTGTCCATGAAGATGAGACGAAAATGCTGATGCAGTCGGTCGGCTGCAACCTCCGCAAGCTGCGCAAGGAGCGGAAGCTGAGTCTGGAGGAGCTCGCGGCGCTAACCGGGGTAAGCAAATTAACGCTCGGCAATATCGAGCGCGGAGACACGAATCCGACGATCGGGATGATGTGGAAAATTTCCAAGCAGCTTGAGGTCCCGTTAATGGCGCTGTTGAAGCCGGGAAATGCGGTATCGATCTCCCGTGCCGGCGAAGGGCCGAAATATGACAGCGACCATCCAGGCTGGACGCTTGAGCCGATGTTCAGCGATGTCAGGGAGAAGCTGGAGATGCATCGCGCGTATGTACAGCCGCATACCGTCTACATCCCGGAGAACCATCACGCCGGCACGATCGAGATCGTGACGGTTATGGCAGGGTCGATCGAATTAACGATCGGAGAGAAGACGTATTCACTGCAAACCTTTGATTCCATCCAATTCTCGGCGACGGAATCCCACCGCTACCACAATGCCGGCGGGGAAGAAGCGGTATTGCATTTGACGATGTGTTACCCTTGA
- a CDS encoding DUF1259 domain-containing protein, with protein sequence MASVRASAQFRRLCNQFTRILGGVGEITPGPVCFVNRARRLRVTILGRRTNSPLVGHQLFSFESLDRSGRALCLGETAVFQNQANRLIRNLQRNGITVTALHNHWLNESPRLMYIHWQSIDNPIDFARKTKRSIAFLG encoded by the coding sequence ATGGCGAGTGTTAGAGCGAGTGCGCAGTTCAGAAGATTATGTAATCAGTTTACCAGAATATTAGGAGGGGTGGGTGAAATTACTCCTGGGCCCGTCTGTTTTGTCAACCGTGCGAGAAGGCTGAGAGTGACAATTCTGGGGAGACGGACAAATTCTCCTTTGGTTGGTCATCAGCTCTTCTCCTTCGAATCGCTGGATCGATCCGGACGCGCCCTTTGTCTAGGTGAAACAGCTGTATTCCAGAATCAGGCGAACCGGTTAATTCGCAATCTTCAACGGAACGGAATTACAGTAACGGCACTCCACAACCACTGGTTAAATGAAAGCCCCCGTTTGATGTACATCCACTGGCAGTCCATTGACAATCCGATCGACTTTGCAAGAAAAACGAAGCGATCGATTGCTTTCTTGGGCTAA
- a CDS encoding alpha/beta fold hydrolase yields the protein MRDLNTDGGIRASFHTINNLRLYSKFSRKGKPSVIFIAGLGDSSETWNGVQHRISQVTSTLSYDRAGVGRSEAAPAPRTCLDLVDELSELLLALDMEPPYLLVGHSFGGLVARLYASLYPQTISGIVLVDAAPEFKELAYENVLPEHLIAGNREYYENPMLNREKIDKVQSYRQVAEHARTSSIPLAIITRGLPDDSGEDWPSQAILAVEQKLQAEFMRWSTSSKQRIAGRSGHDIHHDEPDVVIEEILSMLKGLGK from the coding sequence ATGCGCGATTTGAACACAGATGGTGGTATTAGGGCTAGCTTTCATACCATCAATAACCTTAGACTGTACAGTAAATTTTCACGGAAAGGCAAACCGAGCGTCATCTTCATCGCCGGATTAGGCGATAGCTCCGAGACATGGAACGGGGTCCAGCACCGGATATCGCAGGTAACGTCTACTTTGTCTTACGACAGGGCGGGCGTTGGCAGGAGCGAAGCGGCGCCCGCACCGCGGACTTGCCTGGATCTGGTCGATGAACTGTCCGAGTTATTGCTGGCGCTTGATATGGAGCCGCCTTATCTGCTGGTGGGGCATTCTTTTGGGGGATTGGTCGCCCGATTGTATGCCAGCCTATACCCGCAGACCATATCCGGCATCGTCTTGGTTGATGCTGCGCCCGAATTTAAAGAGCTTGCGTATGAAAACGTGTTGCCAGAGCATCTGATAGCCGGAAACCGCGAATATTACGAAAATCCGATGTTGAACCGGGAGAAGATCGATAAGGTTCAGAGTTACCGGCAGGTCGCCGAGCATGCCCGGACAAGCAGCATTCCTCTCGCCATTATTACAAGGGGCTTGCCGGATGACAGCGGGGAGGACTGGCCATCTCAAGCCATATTGGCTGTTGAGCAGAAGCTGCAAGCCGAATTCATGCGCTGGTCCACGTCAAGCAAGCAGCGAATTGCCGGCCGCAGCGGACATGATATTCATCATGATGAACCGGATGTTGTCATTGAGGAGATCTTGAGTATGTTAAAGGGGTTGGGGAAGTGA
- a CDS encoding metallophosphoesterase: MTLFMFIAIIMLGMLACLLYKAHLNTRQVNMNKISLESGAQHRSGEAIHVLHLSDMHLENISISPNQLFDRLKDEQIDLIALTGDFLDRTRSIPKLVPYLKVLNRLEPEYGMYAVFGNHDYVLKGKNFALLQQTLEENGCKTLRNENDVIDINGTQLNIIGIDDSSTERSDLAASFHGIGQGYRLVLTHDPNIVLKMRRYSFDYLLCGHFHGGQIHWPKPYHLAAMGELVGMNMIKGLHVHDGKPFYISEGLGQTGVNIRVGSRPEITIHRLPLASSASSASNIEQAKTLAAM; the protein is encoded by the coding sequence ATGACATTATTTATGTTTATCGCAATCATCATGTTGGGCATGCTGGCATGCCTTTTATATAAAGCTCATCTCAATACGCGGCAAGTAAATATGAACAAGATCAGCTTGGAGAGCGGCGCACAGCATCGGTCTGGAGAGGCCATTCATGTTCTGCATCTATCGGATATGCATCTGGAGAACATCTCCATTTCGCCGAATCAATTATTCGACAGGCTCAAGGACGAACAGATTGATCTCATCGCTCTTACCGGCGATTTTCTCGACCGTACGCGCTCCATACCGAAGCTGGTTCCCTATCTGAAGGTGCTGAACCGTCTGGAACCGGAATACGGCATGTACGCGGTGTTCGGGAATCATGATTATGTGCTGAAGGGTAAAAACTTTGCCTTGTTACAACAAACATTGGAGGAGAACGGTTGTAAAACGCTGCGGAACGAGAATGACGTCATTGACATCAACGGAACGCAGCTCAATATTATCGGGATCGATGATTCCAGCACGGAACGCAGCGATCTCGCCGCTTCCTTCCATGGAATCGGGCAGGGATACCGTCTTGTCCTTACGCATGATCCGAATATTGTGCTGAAGATGAGACGCTATTCATTTGATTATTTGCTTTGCGGCCATTTTCATGGAGGGCAAATTCATTGGCCGAAACCGTATCATTTAGCGGCCATGGGCGAGCTTGTCGGCATGAATATGATTAAAGGGCTGCATGTCCATGACGGCAAACCATTCTATATCAGTGAAGGCTTAGGTCAAACCGGAGTGAATATTCGCGTAGGCAGCCGGCCTGAAATAACCATTCATCGCTTGCCGTTGGCATCATCCGCATCATCCGCGTCGAATATCGAACAAGCAAAGACTCTGGCGGCCATGTAG
- a CDS encoding MGDG synthase family glycosyltransferase, whose protein sequence is MAKKVLLLPFLQIKMGHHQAADALVEHLISIDPSIECEIVDILDYSYGSRVEGLVSSTYLKWIHFLPVTYSWMYRKNCGGQLHNNRRYRLYEMIFMKTMQKLIREKQPDCILCTHSLPSYLLDQLKCKGLLSIPVINVYTDFFVNDVWGRDRIDYHFVPDSHVKDWLTSRSVQAEHIFVTGIPVHPQFTASGPEMKPTNSEFTVLITGGNLGAGVMKSMCRTIGKTEGVRYIVLCGKNNALYRHLKKKNCPSIVPMPYIESRAEMNDLYNQADAVLTKPGGVTISECLYKKVPIFVYHALPGQEEINLQHLLHQQLIVYVKDWAKETMDKQMKLLRNKTVMDRLAAQMNEYGRQMSDLRSTLRHVLKLQ, encoded by the coding sequence ATGGCCAAAAAAGTTCTGCTACTGCCCTTTTTGCAAATCAAAATGGGACATCATCAAGCGGCCGATGCGCTGGTGGAGCATTTGATATCGATTGATCCGTCCATCGAATGCGAGATCGTTGATATTTTAGACTACAGCTACGGCAGCCGTGTGGAAGGCTTGGTGTCCTCTACTTATTTGAAATGGATACACTTCCTTCCGGTCACTTACAGCTGGATGTACCGGAAAAACTGCGGCGGCCAGCTCCACAATAACAGGCGCTATCGACTCTATGAGATGATATTTATGAAAACAATGCAAAAATTGATACGGGAAAAGCAGCCGGATTGCATCCTGTGCACTCATTCTCTGCCGTCTTACTTGCTTGATCAATTGAAATGCAAAGGGCTGCTTTCCATACCGGTCATCAATGTGTATACGGATTTTTTTGTCAATGATGTGTGGGGGAGGGACAGAATCGATTATCATTTCGTTCCGGATTCGCATGTCAAGGATTGGTTGACGAGCCGTTCCGTTCAGGCCGAGCATATCTTCGTAACCGGCATTCCGGTCCATCCCCAGTTCACCGCCTCGGGCCCGGAAATGAAGCCAACGAATTCCGAATTCACGGTATTGATTACAGGGGGAAATCTCGGTGCCGGAGTCATGAAATCGATGTGCCGCACCATCGGGAAGACAGAAGGAGTGCGTTATATCGTACTATGCGGGAAAAACAACGCTCTGTATCGCCATCTGAAGAAGAAAAACTGCCCGAGCATCGTTCCGATGCCGTATATTGAATCGAGAGCGGAAATGAATGATTTATATAATCAAGCCGACGCGGTACTGACAAAGCCAGGGGGAGTAACGATTAGCGAATGCCTGTATAAAAAAGTGCCGATCTTCGTCTACCATGCCTTGCCCGGGCAGGAAGAAATCAATCTGCAGCATCTATTGCATCAACAGTTGATCGTGTATGTGAAGGATTGGGCCAAAGAGACGATGGACAAGCAAATGAAGCTGCTGCGGAACAAAACGGTGATGGATCGTCTGGCCGCACAAATGAATGAATACGGCCGGCAAATGTCGGATCTGAGATCAACGCTTAGGCATGTGCTCAAGCTGCAGTAG
- a CDS encoding AAA family ATPase, producing MNHDGEFRLSAARHLTDAEQALVWTKPRSHKESEEELRICKEVKRNWNRGEMKIANILLEGDAGSGKTQLAKALSADFGLPYTKVTCFADMDKSDVIGAILPVIASERAAKLEPEEQFVLNALYESDGFRSATEILTDALGVTPEQAAVKMKQLLKRVAEHTEGEAVKYRFYPSEIVRAYRHGYLLEIQEPTVIRDAAVLMALNSALELDGSINLPTEVIRRHPDFIAVITTNRSYAGTRPLNEALRDRVQHTEKMDLPTKDVMVGRAMAKTGYRNQSVLDVLADVIIVLDKAARANAIKGVAGMRSFFYWADAVAGGASALESLYYKVIYKMTTDSEEIKLLEDALQRHELLASLGDMDAAAKKKRFLTPLR from the coding sequence ATGAATCACGATGGAGAATTTCGCTTGTCAGCTGCAAGGCATCTGACAGATGCCGAACAAGCGCTTGTCTGGACCAAGCCGCGCTCTCATAAGGAGAGCGAAGAAGAATTGCGGATATGCAAAGAAGTGAAGCGCAACTGGAATCGCGGCGAGATGAAAATCGCCAATATATTGCTGGAGGGCGATGCCGGTTCGGGCAAAACGCAGCTTGCCAAAGCATTGTCGGCTGATTTCGGGCTGCCCTACACGAAGGTGACTTGCTTTGCCGATATGGATAAATCCGATGTGATTGGGGCGATATTGCCGGTGATTGCATCCGAACGAGCAGCAAAGCTGGAACCGGAAGAACAGTTTGTGTTGAACGCCTTGTATGAGAGCGACGGGTTCCGAAGCGCCACGGAAATATTGACGGACGCGCTGGGGGTTACACCCGAACAGGCTGCCGTTAAGATGAAGCAATTGCTGAAGCGGGTTGCGGAACATACCGAGGGTGAGGCGGTGAAATATCGATTTTACCCCTCCGAGATCGTCAGAGCCTATCGGCATGGCTATTTGCTGGAAATCCAGGAGCCGACGGTAATCCGCGACGCCGCCGTGCTCATGGCCTTGAACTCTGCTCTGGAGCTGGATGGGAGCATCAACCTGCCTACAGAGGTGATACGCCGGCATCCCGACTTCATCGCGGTCATTACGACGAACCGGAGCTATGCAGGGACGAGGCCGTTGAACGAAGCGCTGCGCGACCGGGTCCAGCATACCGAGAAGATGGATTTGCCGACCAAGGATGTCATGGTAGGACGCGCCATGGCCAAAACGGGCTATCGAAATCAATCGGTGTTGGATGTATTAGCCGACGTTATCATTGTTCTGGACAAAGCGGCCCGGGCCAATGCCATCAAGGGCGTGGCCGGGATGCGCTCGTTCTTCTACTGGGCGGATGCGGTCGCCGGAGGCGCTTCGGCTCTTGAGTCGCTCTATTATAAAGTCATTTACAAGATGACGACCGATTCCGAAGAAATCAAACTGTTGGAAGACGCGCTGCAAAGGCATGAGTTGTTAGCAAGTCTGGGTGATATGGATGCGGCAGCAAAAAAAAAACGATTCTTGACACCGCTGAGATAA
- a CDS encoding vWA domain-containing protein, translating to MGVAFSKTADSDDSAIDAAASDDSADTASRDMGEEGAPLYHQANPDTVPDDVKAQNRNFRKRRNQEAREVAAQSIHKGIRLIVHRPDVLEEHRQEYALLSKELMPIVREMARQALPLLEYESSTEWARNRYYGSKFVADSIAYRDYKYFAKLRPPTESPSLAVGLRVDESASMSASGRLVAAKRAALAVYEFCRMCAIPVLIYGDTADASRLEQMSIFAYTDFDTADPEDRFRLMGMRARSNNRDGLALRIIGERLAAAPQQTKLLISISDGQPKAMDDYTGSYAIQDMQQTIAEYERKGVAVLAAAIGQDKEVISQIYGAERFLDMTHLQELPVKLVRIIARYL from the coding sequence ATGGGCGTCGCCTTCAGCAAAACGGCGGATAGCGACGACAGCGCGATTGACGCAGCGGCTTCCGATGATTCAGCCGATACGGCAAGCCGGGATATGGGAGAGGAGGGCGCTCCCCTGTATCATCAGGCCAATCCGGATACGGTGCCGGACGACGTGAAGGCCCAGAACCGGAATTTCCGAAAAAGACGGAATCAAGAGGCGAGAGAGGTGGCGGCCCAGTCGATTCATAAGGGGATCAGGCTCATCGTCCATCGTCCGGACGTCCTGGAGGAGCATCGACAAGAATATGCCCTTCTGAGCAAGGAACTGATGCCTATCGTGCGGGAAATGGCAAGACAGGCGCTTCCGCTGTTGGAGTACGAGAGTTCTACGGAATGGGCGAGGAATCGGTATTACGGCAGCAAATTTGTGGCAGACAGTATTGCTTATCGGGATTATAAGTATTTTGCCAAGCTGCGTCCTCCGACGGAGTCCCCGTCCCTTGCCGTCGGGCTCAGAGTGGACGAGTCGGCATCGATGTCCGCTTCCGGCAGGCTGGTGGCCGCCAAGCGCGCGGCGCTCGCCGTCTATGAATTTTGCCGGATGTGCGCGATACCTGTCTTGATCTACGGGGATACGGCCGACGCTTCCCGCTTGGAGCAGATGTCGATATTTGCTTACACCGACTTCGATACCGCCGATCCCGAAGATCGGTTCAGGCTGATGGGGATGCGGGCCAGAAGCAATAATCGCGACGGCCTGGCTCTTCGCATCATCGGAGAACGGTTAGCAGCCGCTCCGCAGCAGACCAAGCTGCTGATCAGCATTAGCGACGGCCAACCGAAAGCAATGGATGACTATACCGGTAGCTATGCGATCCAGGATATGCAGCAGACCATCGCCGAGTATGAACGGAAGGGAGTGGCCGTGCTGGCTGCCGCCATCGGTCAGGATAAAGAGGTCATTAGTCAAATCTATGGAGCCGAGCGATTTTTGGATATGACCCATTTGCAAGAGCTTCCGGTCAAGCTGGTCCGCATTATCGCCCGGTACTTGTGA
- a CDS encoding PLP-dependent aminotransferase family protein: protein MLFRQVYDHIMTRMERGEWNADDKLPSIRCLALELGVNRLTVFKAYQLLKQNGKAYVKEKSGYYVCPEGESQLGDRHDEQQMATSSAVQMNSKLSDIHQVTAAYRFSQAVIDPNLLPNLFLSEYVKKVFDIYPKLMGIYSTPQGDEELREVLSRYLMRHYRVHLHPSEVLITTGAQQAIDLLARIFIRPMDAILVERPTYSAALDIFRAQGARLIPVAFSPAGYDMDMVEMLMKQHRPRFFYMNPTFHNPTGYTLPTLQRKQLVELAERYRCVLIEDDAFHEMYFEERPPQPLFTYDTEGWAVYLRSFSKYVAPGLRICAVFGRQSVIGPLIAAKSLADNGNPLVTQKIFVHYFQSERMQQHLEKLRIALQIRRDIMEEELAAASIDWRWTTPKGGLNIWLRLPDTVSASELFDESIRQSISFVPGQICDPLHEMQSWIRLSYSLVNEEQLRVGVQRLADIAQRIQKR from the coding sequence ATGCTTTTTAGACAAGTGTATGATCACATCATGACGCGAATGGAACGGGGGGAATGGAACGCAGATGACAAGCTTCCTTCGATTCGCTGCCTTGCCCTTGAATTGGGGGTAAACCGGCTGACGGTATTCAAAGCCTACCAACTGCTGAAACAGAACGGAAAAGCTTATGTCAAGGAGAAATCAGGGTATTATGTCTGCCCCGAAGGCGAAAGCCAGCTTGGTGACAGGCATGATGAACAACAGATGGCCACCTCCTCCGCCGTTCAAATGAACAGTAAGCTGTCCGACATTCACCAGGTAACGGCCGCCTATCGATTTTCCCAAGCGGTGATCGATCCGAATTTACTGCCGAATCTGTTTCTATCCGAGTACGTGAAGAAGGTGTTTGACATCTACCCGAAGCTAATGGGAATCTATTCCACTCCGCAGGGGGATGAAGAGCTGCGTGAAGTCCTTAGCCGGTACCTCATGCGCCATTACCGGGTTCATCTGCATCCAAGCGAGGTGTTGATCACGACTGGAGCGCAGCAGGCGATCGATTTGCTGGCCCGAATCTTTATCCGGCCAATGGATGCCATATTGGTGGAACGCCCGACATACAGCGCGGCGCTTGATATATTCCGGGCGCAGGGAGCCCGATTGATTCCAGTCGCGTTTTCTCCCGCAGGTTATGATATGGACATGGTCGAAATGCTGATGAAGCAGCATCGGCCGCGATTTTTCTATATGAATCCCACGTTCCACAATCCGACGGGCTATACCTTGCCGACCCTGCAGCGCAAGCAGCTCGTCGAGCTGGCCGAACGGTACCGCTGCGTGCTGATTGAAGATGATGCGTTTCACGAAATGTATTTTGAAGAACGTCCGCCGCAGCCTTTATTCACCTATGATACCGAAGGATGGGCAGTCTATCTCCGCAGCTTCAGCAAATATGTGGCGCCGGGCTTGCGGATATGTGCCGTATTTGGCCGCCAGTCGGTCATCGGGCCTCTGATCGCAGCCAAATCGCTGGCTGACAACGGAAACCCGTTAGTGACGCAAAAAATATTTGTGCATTATTTTCAGTCGGAACGGATGCAGCAGCATTTGGAAAAATTGCGCATTGCTCTGCAAATTAGAAGAGATATTATGGAGGAGGAATTGGCAGCCGCGTCTATTGATTGGCGGTGGACCACTCCCAAGGGGGGACTAAATATATGGCTTCGGCTTCCGGATACGGTTTCCGCGTCCGAGCTATTTGACGAGAGCATCCGGCAATCTATTTCCTTCGTTCCCGGTCAAATCTGCGATCCGCTTCATGAGATGCAATCCTGGATTCGGCTGAGCTATTCATTGGTGAATGAAGAGCAATTGCGCGTTGGCGTTCAACGGCTTGCAGACATTGCACAGCGCATTCAGAAGCGATGA
- a CDS encoding multidrug effflux MFS transporter — MQRKISTPSLLLLIVLVGFPQISETIYTPSLPDIANHLQASGNMIQLTLSIYFLGFACGVFCWGRLSDSIGRRPALLWGIFVYGLGSLGCYLSPSVEWLLVSRFIQAFGASTGSVVTQTILRESIDGAKRHAVFAQISAALAFTPAIGPLIGGWMDQALGFRAVFATLVVMSIAIFMYTLAALPETRVSATAKVSTLAVAKRLASDGRIWAFGFLIGATNGILFSYYAEAPFIFIEFFEMNPGMFGFFGIMVAMSSIVGAMLSKKLVARFPAERIILMGCSVTAVGAICLTALALYGISPSAIYLVLMVACIFILLLGIGMAIPNCLSLALVQYGDVLGTAGAIFGLGYYVVVSLITSGMSYLHNDSLVTMPAYFLVLALMMLLVSRKVARPVTK; from the coding sequence GTGCAAAGAAAAATCTCAACACCATCATTATTGTTGCTCATTGTTTTAGTTGGTTTTCCGCAAATTAGCGAAACGATATATACGCCGTCCTTGCCGGATATCGCTAATCATCTGCAGGCAAGCGGCAACATGATTCAACTGACGCTAAGCATATACTTCCTCGGTTTCGCCTGCGGCGTTTTTTGCTGGGGAAGGCTCTCGGATTCCATCGGGCGGCGTCCCGCCTTGCTGTGGGGAATCTTCGTCTATGGGCTGGGAAGCTTGGGCTGTTATCTGTCTCCTTCGGTGGAATGGTTATTGGTAAGCCGTTTCATTCAGGCCTTTGGAGCCAGTACCGGTTCCGTTGTGACGCAGACCATTTTGCGGGAGAGTATCGATGGAGCCAAGCGTCATGCCGTGTTTGCTCAAATTTCCGCAGCGCTTGCCTTCACGCCCGCAATCGGGCCCTTGATTGGCGGATGGATGGATCAAGCGCTTGGTTTCCGGGCGGTGTTCGCCACCCTGGTTGTGATGAGCATTGCTATCTTTATGTACACGCTGGCGGCTCTGCCTGAGACAAGAGTGTCCGCCACGGCGAAGGTCAGCACATTGGCGGTAGCCAAGCGCCTCGCTTCGGACGGCAGAATATGGGCCTTTGGTTTTCTCATTGGCGCCACCAATGGCATCTTGTTCAGCTACTATGCCGAAGCGCCCTTTATTTTTATTGAATTTTTTGAGATGAACCCGGGGATGTTCGGTTTTTTCGGTATTATGGTAGCGATGTCTTCCATAGTCGGGGCGATGTTGTCGAAAAAACTGGTCGCCAGATTTCCGGCAGAACGAATCATCCTGATGGGTTGTAGCGTGACGGCTGTCGGAGCTATATGCCTTACGGCTCTGGCTCTGTACGGAATAAGCCCGTCCGCTATTTACTTGGTTCTTATGGTAGCCTGCATCTTTATCCTCTTGCTGGGGATCGGCATGGCGATTCCGAACTGCCTGAGCTTGGCGCTCGTCCAATATGGCGATGTGCTTGGTACGGCGGGCGCCATTTTCGGATTAGGCTACTATGTGGTGGTCAGCCTGATTACGAGCGGCATGAGTTACTTGCATAATGATTCCTTAGTCACGATGCCCGCTTATTTTCTCGTATTGGCCCTCATGATGCTCCTGGTCAGCCGCAAGGTGGCGAGACCCGTGACGAAGTAA